One region of Fragaria vesca subsp. vesca linkage group LG4, FraVesHawaii_1.0, whole genome shotgun sequence genomic DNA includes:
- the LOC101304377 gene encoding mitochondrial intermembrane space import and assembly protein 40-like, with protein sequence MGQVQSEAAADVDPQAHGVSSINSLISEAAAYGNDATESLDAKAQKALECPCIADLRKGPCGLPFSEAFLCYLKSTVAEKGSDCVHPFVNLQNCIKANPDAFSKEAEDEVKKEEKMTQDYKIIPPSWSKESSRPKSNL encoded by the exons ATGGGTCAAGTTCAAAGCGAGGCGGCAGCCGATGTGGATCCACAAGCTCACGGCGTCTCCTCCATCAACTCTCTCATTTCCG AAGCTGCAGCATATGGGAATGATGCAACTGAG TCTCTTGATGCCAAGGCTCAGAAGGCACTGGAGTGCCCTTGCATAGCTGACTTACGGAAGGGCCCTTGTGGGCTTCCATTTTCAGAGGCTTTTCTGTGTTATCTGAAGAGTACTGTGGCAGAGAAG GGATCAGACTGTGTGCATCCATTTGTAAATTTGCAGAATTGTATTAAAGCCAATCCAGATGCCTTTTCTAAGGAAGCAGAAGATGAAGTTAAGAAAGAGGAAAAGATGACTCAGGATTACAAAATCATCCCACCCTCATGGTCCAAAGAATCCTCAAGACCAAAATCCAATCTGTAG